One genomic segment of Thermostichus vulcanus str. 'Rupite' includes these proteins:
- a CDS encoding bifunctional sterol desaturase/short chain dehydrogenase — protein MDIAGINQINQWVGAGVIALGSILWAEIVRDLRHWLAHVWPWLMPKHTLHHRLFRRDLSVVDEQLYRESQWHHDVPEAVTMMVAGIPWVILLGWGSWLNGVAATAGIVYSASFWISGMLRGWGLALETDITHQPGPFPVPPSQWHVNRTYHWRHHFDDTNAYFCGTLTFVDRIMGTSLSLKGKRVAVTGASGTLGRALLKHLHRQGAKVIALSSQADPIQIEVNGQPQAVETLQWQVGQEGSLAELLERVDILVLNHGVNVHGARDAAAIQQSYAVNTFSSWRLMELFFQTVRSNPEVATKEVWVNTSEAEVSPAFSPLYELSKRALGDLVTLRRLDAPCVVRKLILGPFKSNLNPIGVMSGDWVAAQILAQAKRDCRNIIVTINPFTYLFLPLKELAVGTYFRLFSHSLPHPEAPASNSDSSGVPQGDSTSVPQGDGILG, from the coding sequence ATGGACATCGCCGGCATCAATCAGATCAATCAGTGGGTGGGGGCTGGAGTAATCGCATTGGGATCCATTCTTTGGGCAGAGATCGTGCGGGATCTGCGTCATTGGCTGGCTCATGTTTGGCCCTGGCTGATGCCCAAACACACTTTGCACCATCGCCTGTTTCGCCGCGATCTGAGTGTGGTCGATGAACAACTGTACCGGGAATCTCAGTGGCACCACGATGTGCCGGAAGCTGTGACAATGATGGTGGCCGGAATCCCTTGGGTGATTTTGTTGGGGTGGGGATCCTGGCTGAATGGCGTAGCAGCAACGGCGGGTATTGTCTACTCCGCCAGCTTTTGGATTTCAGGAATGTTACGGGGTTGGGGGTTGGCTTTGGAAACCGACATCACCCACCAACCGGGGCCTTTTCCTGTGCCCCCCAGCCAATGGCATGTGAACCGCACCTACCACTGGCGACATCACTTCGACGATACCAACGCTTATTTTTGCGGCACACTGACGTTTGTGGATCGGATTATGGGTACCAGTCTTTCTCTCAAGGGCAAGCGAGTGGCAGTTACAGGAGCCTCTGGCACCCTTGGGCGCGCCCTGTTGAAGCACCTTCATCGGCAAGGGGCCAAAGTGATCGCCCTCAGCTCTCAGGCGGATCCCATTCAAATTGAGGTGAACGGGCAACCGCAAGCGGTGGAAACCCTCCAGTGGCAAGTGGGGCAGGAGGGATCCCTGGCGGAGCTGTTGGAACGGGTCGATATTCTGGTGCTTAACCACGGTGTGAACGTCCATGGAGCTCGGGATGCAGCGGCGATACAACAATCCTATGCAGTCAATACCTTCTCCAGTTGGCGGTTGATGGAGCTGTTTTTCCAAACGGTACGCAGCAACCCGGAGGTGGCCACCAAAGAAGTTTGGGTGAATACCTCAGAAGCCGAAGTCAGCCCCGCCTTCAGTCCCCTCTACGAGCTGTCCAAACGGGCCCTGGGAGACTTGGTGACCCTGCGCCGTCTGGATGCCCCTTGTGTGGTGCGCAAGCTGATCCTGGGGCCTTTCAAGAGTAACCTCAACCCAATTGGAGTGATGTCTGGAGATTGGGTTGCCGCCCAGATCCTGGCCCAAGCCAAGCGGGACTGCCGCAACATTATTGTCACCATCAACCCCTTCACCTACCTGTTTTTACCCCTGAAAGAGCTGGCCGTAGGCACCTACTTCCGACTGTTTAGTCATTCGCTCCCTCATCCAGAAGCCCCTGCTTCCAACTCCGATAGCAGTGGCGTGCCGCAAGGCGATAGCACTAGCGTGCCGCAAGGCGATGGGATCTTGGGTTGA
- a CDS encoding DUF4397 domain-containing protein, with amino-acid sequence MKVVREWVGAVLWVVGGAFLPGLLSGCAIPMPSASAEVSEIQVRLVHVAPNTPRIDLEVGGVRAAQYVAYGSVSEYVRMPAGEYDIVLSSTPEKIDLNQPLRATVAARTVANLRGGGVFSVVATDEPNRMTALVLADNINPLFDQALVRFVHAAPDAPALQWRGEQDRVLLPRLAFGEVSTFQAMRPGFTQIQVAPAPSTTPGVQSMASSSALERFDLQLEAGKVYTLYVAGLLRSKPGLDFVLAEETRARKLL; translated from the coding sequence ATGAAAGTTGTGCGCGAATGGGTGGGCGCAGTTCTCTGGGTTGTAGGCGGTGCTTTCCTGCCAGGGCTTTTGTCCGGTTGTGCCATCCCTATGCCTTCTGCATCTGCTGAAGTTTCTGAAATTCAGGTGCGTTTGGTTCATGTGGCCCCCAATACCCCTCGGATTGATCTGGAAGTGGGGGGGGTCAGGGCAGCTCAGTACGTGGCCTATGGCTCTGTGAGTGAGTATGTGCGGATGCCGGCAGGTGAGTACGATATTGTCTTGTCTTCGACGCCTGAGAAAATTGACCTGAACCAACCTTTGCGTGCCACTGTTGCTGCCAGAACCGTAGCGAACTTGCGGGGTGGAGGAGTGTTTTCGGTGGTCGCAACCGACGAGCCCAATCGCATGACGGCTTTGGTTCTGGCAGACAATATCAATCCCCTCTTCGATCAAGCACTGGTGCGGTTTGTTCATGCGGCTCCCGATGCGCCAGCTCTGCAATGGCGGGGAGAACAAGATCGAGTGCTTTTGCCTCGCCTGGCCTTCGGGGAAGTCTCTACCTTCCAAGCGATGCGACCTGGGTTTACACAAATTCAGGTGGCTCCAGCCCCCTCGACCACACCTGGTGTGCAGTCCATGGCTAGTAGCTCTGCCTTAGAACGGTTTGATCTGCAGTTGGAAGCCGGCAAGGTATACACCCTCTACGTGGCGGGTCTGTTGCGCAGCAAGCCGGGGTTGGATTTCGTACTGGCGGAGGAAACCCGCGCTCGCAAACTCCTATAG
- the thyX gene encoding FAD-dependent thymidylate synthase, with amino-acid sequence MDALFQVVVLNQTPDPERVIYLAMHQDYSPGFVTAEDRIPDQYGEAVVKHLLEGNRGHYGPLEHPQITFGVGHFPHTVMQQARTHRVGISFDVQSFRYTGQQISTLGKFLHAGSQAQPPNEVIAKIEGLFYLPETVKQGKAKTRQGFKPVSPEAMEIILEQYRNQAIAYYRLVEECGLPYEDARNIIGYGIRQHFVVSFNCRSLMHFLDLRAKDDAQREIRYLCELMWPHFEAWCPHVAAWYYKNRWGKAKLSP; translated from the coding sequence ATGGACGCGTTGTTTCAAGTGGTGGTACTCAACCAAACTCCGGATCCAGAACGGGTGATTTACCTAGCGATGCACCAGGATTACAGCCCTGGGTTTGTGACGGCTGAGGATCGGATCCCGGATCAGTATGGAGAGGCAGTTGTTAAACATTTGCTAGAGGGGAATCGCGGTCATTATGGCCCGCTTGAGCATCCCCAGATCACGTTTGGGGTCGGTCATTTCCCTCATACGGTGATGCAACAGGCCCGTACCCATCGGGTCGGAATCAGCTTCGATGTGCAATCTTTTCGATATACCGGCCAGCAAATCTCTACCTTGGGTAAGTTCCTCCACGCTGGCAGTCAGGCACAGCCGCCAAATGAAGTCATCGCCAAAATAGAGGGCTTATTTTATTTGCCAGAAACCGTCAAACAGGGGAAAGCCAAAACTCGTCAAGGCTTTAAGCCCGTTTCACCCGAAGCAATGGAAATTATTCTGGAGCAGTATCGAAATCAGGCCATTGCCTACTATCGCTTGGTGGAAGAGTGCGGATTGCCCTACGAAGATGCCCGCAACATCATTGGATACGGGATCCGCCAGCACTTTGTGGTCTCTTTTAATTGCCGCAGCCTGATGCATTTCCTGGATCTGCGAGCCAAAGACGATGCCCAACGGGAGATCCGCTACCTCTGTGAGCTGATGTGGCCCCATTTTGAGGCGTGGTGCCCCCATGTGGCGGCTTGGTACTACAAAAATCGCTGGGGTAAGGCCAAACTGTCTCCTTAA
- a CDS encoding alkaline shock response membrane anchor protein AmaP, with protein MVLVETYHVSTLPQHLFMQQRHSNLKTGGGSMSWDSLLMQKTKRVLVTLAIIICLGQIAGYLVDILGNYLFGNDFSGYSWRSDEESWLRPTVYWGFGGLSLTFAIQLHRRFTIFANGLGIAGVYLMLYGNRGGWYERGFVVQKLILSILTLVVLALLSNRLASSHQNSSAED; from the coding sequence ATGGTTTTGGTGGAAACTTACCATGTCTCTACTCTTCCACAACACCTCTTCATGCAACAACGCCACTCAAATCTAAAAACAGGAGGGGGAAGCATGAGTTGGGATAGTCTCTTAATGCAGAAAACCAAGCGAGTGCTAGTCACCCTCGCAATCATCATCTGTCTCGGTCAAATTGCTGGATACTTGGTTGACATATTGGGCAACTATTTATTTGGAAATGATTTTTCAGGATATAGTTGGAGATCTGATGAAGAAAGCTGGCTCCGCCCAACAGTGTACTGGGGATTCGGAGGTCTTTCCCTCACCTTTGCCATTCAACTACACCGAAGATTTACAATCTTTGCAAACGGTCTAGGAATTGCTGGTGTCTATTTGATGCTTTACGGGAACCGTGGAGGCTGGTATGAACGTGGATTTGTTGTGCAGAAGTTAATTTTATCCATCCTGACACTTGTTGTCTTGGCTTTGCTGTCAAACCGACTTGCTTCTTCTCATCAAAACTCTTCCGCTGAAGACTAA
- a CDS encoding class I SAM-dependent methyltransferase codes for MAKLEDEHWWFVGRRRIFSRVIETLALPSPAHILEAGCGSGGNLKMLSQFGKVWGMEKSEFARPLAQARQIGIVAEGELPDRIPFEGQQFDLIALLDVLEHLEQDRESLKALKSRLTSTGYLLVTVPAYPWLWSSHDELNHHKRRYTRPQLLATLEHSDLEVHTLCYFNSVLFPLIAGIRLFRKIVRLPESQDLKMPSPWLNQLLTSIFSAEAYLIPRFALPFGLSLLAVASPVRMAFSQHLISEASSIPHN; via the coding sequence ATGGCCAAGCTGGAAGACGAACACTGGTGGTTCGTGGGCCGTCGCCGTATTTTCAGTCGAGTGATCGAGACCCTTGCTTTACCTTCTCCCGCACATATTTTGGAAGCCGGATGCGGTAGTGGCGGCAACTTGAAGATGTTGTCCCAATTTGGCAAAGTTTGGGGCATGGAAAAAAGTGAGTTTGCACGTCCTCTCGCGCAAGCACGTCAGATTGGCATCGTTGCAGAAGGGGAATTGCCGGATCGGATCCCGTTTGAGGGTCAACAGTTTGATTTGATCGCTCTGCTGGATGTACTGGAACATTTAGAGCAAGATAGAGAGTCTCTAAAAGCCCTGAAATCGAGGTTGACTTCAACGGGCTATTTGCTTGTAACCGTTCCTGCTTACCCATGGTTATGGAGTTCTCATGATGAACTCAACCATCACAAACGCCGTTACACTCGTCCCCAGCTTTTGGCGACACTTGAGCATTCTGACTTAGAAGTTCACACGCTTTGTTATTTCAACAGCGTCCTTTTTCCCCTGATCGCAGGGATCCGCTTGTTCCGGAAAATAGTTCGTCTTCCGGAAAGCCAAGACCTGAAAATGCCATCTCCTTGGTTAAATCAACTGTTAACAAGTATTTTCTCGGCGGAAGCCTATCTGATACCGAGATTTGCATTACCCTTTGGCTTATCTTTGTTGGCAGTAGCTAGCCCTGTAAGAATGGCCTTCTCACAACATTTAATATCGGAAGCTTCCTCAATCCCTCATAACTGA
- a CDS encoding TM2 domain-containing protein, with translation MSSRYLVPITPKSTGAAYALWCLGFFGACGIHRLYAGKTGTGVLWLLTFGLLGIGQLIDLFLIPGMVEDYNFRQAVLLGQGSQLPQTRLEPPTQTTPPSLPPELLKGQALMREILRLAQQRQGILTLSEIAIDLPADFDEIERALQELSRRGMAFPENNRITGAVEYQFVHLLPRSPDQPFN, from the coding sequence ATGAGTTCCCGTTACTTGGTTCCGATTACCCCCAAATCCACCGGTGCAGCCTATGCCCTTTGGTGTTTGGGTTTCTTTGGAGCTTGTGGCATCCACCGTCTCTACGCGGGCAAGACCGGTACGGGCGTTCTCTGGTTGCTCACCTTTGGGCTATTGGGCATTGGCCAGCTGATCGACCTGTTTTTGATCCCAGGGATGGTGGAAGACTACAACTTCAGGCAAGCGGTTCTCCTCGGTCAGGGATCCCAGCTTCCCCAGACCAGACTGGAACCCCCAACCCAGACAACACCCCCCTCCCTTCCTCCGGAACTCCTGAAGGGGCAAGCTTTGATGCGAGAGATCTTGCGGCTGGCCCAACAGCGTCAAGGCATCCTCACGCTCTCGGAAATTGCCATCGACTTGCCTGCTGATTTTGATGAGATTGAGCGAGCACTGCAGGAACTGAGTCGCCGTGGCATGGCTTTCCCGGAGAACAATCGGATTACCGGGGCGGTGGAATATCAGTTTGTTCACTTGCTTCCCCGTTCGCCAGATCAACCCTTCAACTGA
- a CDS encoding DUF4351 domain-containing protein has translation MAEGLSQGIQQGESELVIHQLQRKLGEIPLA, from the coding sequence CTGGCCGAGGGACTCAGTCAAGGGATCCAACAGGGGGAATCTGAACTCGTAATCCACCAATTGCAGCGAAAGCTAGGAGAAATCCCCTTAGCTTAG
- a CDS encoding DUF4351 domain-containing protein: protein MAAKARRNPLSLELQIQIRSLSVEQLEVLAEALLDFGSLGDLIDWLEDI, encoded by the coding sequence ATTGCAGCGAAAGCTAGGAGAAATCCCCTTAGCTTAGAGTTGCAGATCCAGATTCGCTCCTTGTCGGTGGAGCAGTTGGAAGTGCTGGCGGAAGCGCTCTTGGATTTTGGATCCCTGGGGGATCTCATTGATTGGCTGGAGGACATCTGA
- a CDS encoding ribose-phosphate pyrophosphokinase has product MVRSAPLLPPSPLAPISDSNRLKIFSGSANPALAQEVARYLGMDLGPMVQKRFADGELYIQIQESIRGADVYLVQPTCRPVNDHLMELLVIIDACRRASARQITAVLPYYGYARADRKTAGREAITAKLVANMITQAGAHRVLAMDLHSAQIQGYFDIPLDHVYAQPVLQAYLKEKGILNEEIVVVSPDVGGVARARAFAKKLKEAPLAIIDKRRQAHNDVEVMNLIGDVRDKIAILVDDMIDTAGTISEGAKLLRKLGAKAVYACAIHPVFSEPAIQRLRGGLFEEVIVTNTIPVPAEQRFPELTILSVANVLGEAIWRIHEDSSVSSMFH; this is encoded by the coding sequence GTGGTTCGCTCTGCCCCCCTTCTCCCTCCCTCCCCCCTGGCTCCGATCTCGGATAGCAACCGCCTCAAGATCTTCTCGGGTAGTGCCAACCCAGCTCTAGCTCAGGAGGTGGCGCGCTACTTGGGTATGGATCTTGGCCCGATGGTGCAAAAACGCTTTGCCGATGGCGAGCTCTATATCCAGATTCAAGAGTCGATTCGGGGTGCAGATGTTTACTTGGTGCAGCCCACCTGCCGTCCTGTCAACGATCACCTGATGGAATTGTTGGTGATCATCGATGCCTGCCGCCGCGCTTCTGCCCGACAAATCACCGCAGTCCTGCCCTACTATGGCTATGCTCGTGCCGATCGGAAAACGGCAGGGCGTGAAGCGATCACCGCCAAACTGGTGGCCAACATGATCACCCAAGCAGGGGCGCATCGGGTGCTGGCTATGGATCTGCACTCAGCCCAAATCCAAGGGTACTTCGACATCCCTCTGGATCACGTTTATGCTCAACCGGTGTTGCAAGCTTATTTGAAAGAGAAGGGGATTCTGAACGAAGAGATCGTAGTGGTTTCACCGGATGTGGGAGGGGTAGCCCGTGCCCGTGCCTTTGCCAAGAAACTTAAGGAAGCCCCCCTAGCGATCATCGATAAGCGGCGGCAGGCCCACAACGATGTAGAAGTCATGAATTTAATCGGAGATGTGCGGGACAAAATAGCCATCCTTGTGGACGATATGATCGACACAGCAGGCACCATTTCGGAAGGGGCAAAACTCTTGCGCAAGCTGGGAGCCAAGGCTGTCTATGCCTGCGCCATCCATCCTGTTTTCTCCGAGCCTGCCATTCAGCGCCTTCGGGGCGGGTTGTTTGAAGAAGTGATCGTCACCAACACCATCCCTGTCCCTGCAGAACAGCGTTTTCCAGAATTGACCATCTTGTCGGTAGCCAACGTGCTAGGGGAAGCAATTTGGCGTATCCACGAAGACAGCTCTGTCAGCAGCATGTTTCACTAA
- a CDS encoding PAS domain S-box protein, translating to MSPPISRLPGSRVNGLVSQQTTPVEEWTADTSSEAESTSPLYPLLQLLGRLLKVPWVYLALDPLSCEPHSLSASEGILYRDPQLLPTWERLGSDPYPASEQWAFHQAFPLQDDQGSRLADLHLFDYRPRQLSPSEQEQVSLITLSLRGILIQIQEHRQIQAHLQTQVQDSQNSATRYRQIFENAIEGIFQTTPDGKHLVANPALAHLFGYDSPEDLMHNVSDIGSQIYADPDRREEFVQRMLTEGQVVDFEHQVCRKDGKLIWVSLNARTIYNEQGEPLYFEGFVTDITAAHQLKERQRQSEEALRESEFRFLQLAANTQQLFWITTVYSKELIYVSPACERIWGRSVEECYANPQAWIRQIHPDDRWLFPSILKAQSEGQQTDVTFRVIRTDGKIIWLRERSFPIRDKNGKVYRVAGIAEDITESKQLEAERHQIEQAWQQSAKHFRQIFQLAPNGIALVDLQGRFIQVNDAFAEIVGYNPEELKGRQQLDILYPEDVIQLLEANEALLTGKVTVSQRQIRCTHRSGQIIHLLFRVTLLTDEASNPTEFLVQVIDISARVEAERALKESEERFRQTFELAPIAKAMTNLKGEYLQINSAFTQTLGYTLADLQGKTILDITHPDDVAATVENVNRLLTGAAHQCEQEKRYFHKNGQVIHAILRITLVRTDQGDPSYFLSQILDITERKQAEAALRQSELSLRGIFEQSALGISIADQRGHYVKVNPALEEMLGYSAAELASMSFCDFTHPEDVSQNWQLFQEIWNGQRDHYRLEKRYIHRNGQIFWCRLAVSAVRDADGKNLFTIGISEDITEEKRAELQIQAALQEKEILLREIHHRVKNNLQIISSLLRLQADQIKSRKYARVFRDAGSRIQAMSLIHEGLYQSNNLAAVDLTQYLHNLISNLFHSYGVNPESIRASIRAEGIRLSIDEAVLCGLIINELVTNSLKYAFPKGRSGEIHVHFSQTRKFTQLRVSDDGIGLPPDFDFKETQSLGLQLVATLTEQLEGKIESKNKTGTTFIITFPRIES from the coding sequence ATGTCACCTCCTATTTCTCGCTTGCCAGGATCCCGTGTCAATGGCTTGGTTTCTCAACAGACCACTCCTGTTGAAGAGTGGACTGCTGATACCAGCTCTGAGGCTGAATCGACCTCACCGCTGTACCCATTGTTACAGCTGTTGGGGCGCCTGCTAAAGGTTCCTTGGGTCTATCTGGCACTTGACCCGCTAAGCTGTGAACCCCACTCCCTCTCAGCTTCAGAGGGGATCCTTTATCGAGATCCGCAGCTCCTGCCCACTTGGGAGCGGCTTGGCTCCGATCCCTATCCAGCTTCAGAACAATGGGCCTTTCATCAAGCATTTCCCTTGCAAGATGACCAGGGATCCCGCCTAGCGGATCTGCACTTATTCGACTACCGCCCCCGCCAACTGAGTCCTTCTGAACAGGAGCAGGTGTCTCTGATTACCCTCAGCTTGAGGGGAATACTCATCCAAATCCAAGAGCACCGGCAAATCCAAGCCCATCTCCAGACACAAGTACAAGACAGCCAAAACAGTGCCACCCGCTACCGACAGATCTTCGAAAACGCCATCGAAGGTATTTTTCAAACCACCCCAGACGGCAAACATTTGGTTGCCAACCCAGCCTTGGCTCACCTTTTTGGGTACGACTCACCAGAAGATCTGATGCACAATGTCTCAGACATTGGTAGCCAGATCTATGCCGATCCGGATCGTCGTGAAGAGTTTGTCCAGCGAATGCTGACAGAAGGCCAAGTGGTGGATTTTGAACATCAGGTGTGTCGCAAAGATGGAAAACTCATCTGGGTTTCTCTCAATGCTCGCACCATTTATAACGAACAAGGGGAGCCTCTTTATTTTGAAGGATTTGTTACCGACATCACAGCAGCTCATCAGTTGAAAGAACGGCAGCGGCAATCGGAAGAAGCCTTGCGGGAGAGCGAGTTTCGCTTTTTACAACTGGCAGCAAATACCCAACAATTATTTTGGATCACGACGGTTTACAGCAAAGAGCTCATCTACGTCAGCCCTGCTTGTGAAAGGATTTGGGGTCGTTCTGTTGAAGAGTGCTACGCCAATCCCCAAGCCTGGATCCGTCAAATTCACCCTGACGATCGCTGGTTGTTTCCATCTATACTGAAGGCTCAATCGGAAGGTCAGCAAACAGATGTTACCTTTCGTGTTATTCGTACTGACGGTAAAATAATTTGGCTGCGGGAACGCAGCTTTCCCATTCGAGATAAAAACGGAAAAGTCTACCGAGTAGCAGGCATTGCCGAAGACATTACAGAATCCAAGCAACTGGAAGCAGAGCGTCATCAGATCGAGCAAGCTTGGCAACAAAGTGCCAAACATTTTCGGCAAATCTTTCAATTGGCTCCCAATGGCATTGCTCTTGTAGATTTGCAGGGGCGGTTTATTCAGGTCAATGATGCTTTTGCCGAGATTGTTGGATATAACCCCGAAGAACTCAAAGGACGACAGCAGCTCGATATCCTTTACCCTGAAGATGTTATTCAGCTCTTAGAAGCCAATGAAGCTCTCCTGACTGGGAAAGTCACGGTTAGCCAGCGGCAAATTCGCTGTACCCATCGTTCAGGTCAGATTATTCATCTGCTCTTTCGGGTTACTCTCCTAACCGATGAAGCAAGCAACCCCACTGAATTTCTAGTGCAAGTCATCGACATCAGTGCCCGTGTTGAAGCAGAACGTGCCCTGAAGGAGAGCGAAGAACGGTTTCGACAAACCTTTGAGTTGGCGCCCATCGCCAAAGCCATGACCAATCTCAAGGGGGAATACCTACAGATCAACTCTGCTTTCACCCAAACCCTAGGTTACACCCTGGCTGATCTTCAGGGTAAAACCATCCTTGACATCACCCATCCTGATGATGTGGCGGCCACAGTTGAGAATGTCAACCGGCTCTTGACTGGAGCAGCCCATCAGTGTGAACAGGAAAAACGCTATTTTCACAAGAATGGTCAGGTTATCCATGCGATTCTCCGCATCACTCTTGTGCGGACAGACCAAGGGGATCCCAGTTACTTTCTCAGCCAAATCCTCGACATTACCGAACGAAAACAGGCGGAAGCAGCCCTCCGTCAAAGCGAGCTGAGTTTACGGGGCATCTTCGAGCAGAGTGCCCTCGGCATTTCTATTGCTGATCAACGAGGCCACTACGTGAAGGTCAATCCTGCCTTGGAAGAGATGCTGGGCTACAGCGCTGCCGAATTGGCCAGTATGAGCTTTTGTGACTTCACCCATCCTGAAGATGTCTCCCAGAATTGGCAGCTGTTTCAGGAAATTTGGAATGGTCAACGGGATCATTATCGTCTGGAAAAACGCTACATTCACCGCAACGGGCAAATCTTCTGGTGTCGACTGGCGGTGTCTGCTGTGCGGGACGCCGATGGCAAGAACCTTTTCACCATTGGCATCTCTGAAGATATCACCGAAGAAAAGCGAGCCGAACTGCAAATTCAGGCGGCCCTCCAAGAAAAAGAGATTTTGCTACGGGAGATTCATCACCGCGTCAAAAACAACCTTCAGATCATCTCCAGCCTATTGCGCCTACAGGCTGACCAGATCAAAAGCCGGAAGTATGCCCGTGTGTTTAGGGATGCCGGCAGTCGTATTCAAGCCATGTCCCTTATCCATGAGGGATTGTACCAATCCAACAATCTGGCTGCTGTCGATTTGACCCAGTACCTACACAACTTAATCTCCAATCTCTTTCACTCCTACGGGGTGAACCCGGAGAGCATTCGCGCCAGCATTCGGGCTGAAGGGATCCGCCTCAGCATTGATGAGGCCGTTCTGTGTGGCCTGATCATCAACGAGCTGGTGACCAACAGTCTCAAATACGCCTTTCCGAAAGGCCGTAGCGGCGAAATCCACGTCCACTTCAGCCAGACTCGCAAATTCACACAACTGCGGGTCTCTGACGATGGCATTGGTCTGCCGCCGGACTTTGATTTCAAGGAAACTCAATCTTTGGGTTTACAACTGGTTGCAACCCTTACCGAACAGCTGGAGGGCAAGATAGAATCAAAAAACAAAACTGGTACAACCTTCATCATTACCTTCCCGAGGATCGAATCTTGA
- a CDS encoding response regulator — translation MKKVPPLVKGSILVVEDEKIIAKDIATVLKKFGYTVPAIASSGEEAMRRLEESPVDLVLMDIVLKGDIDGVEAAKRITERFNIPVVHLTAYADDDTLARVKETQPFGYIIKPFKERELYTTIEIALHNHQQSIENRKLEEKKIEELRQNLHKLQQFTDVKGTLFKKFLQDLSEPLSNLSFAVSLLKDAEADPKREHYLQVLEEEFRRELELIHQTSNLEDLLNLENVGLLSQFSLLRPQEPSRGRLMEGEKIPASAPTPSVGVATMPAQAAAPAFTPAAPMAMDEAITVPRVTLRPLNQTQLAERLGVVVSAITYWKFKTGFPEWSRSRDPDGISWRYSSDSKRFSPVP, via the coding sequence TTGAAGAAAGTTCCCCCACTGGTTAAAGGCAGTATCCTGGTCGTCGAAGACGAGAAAATTATTGCCAAGGATATCGCCACCGTCCTGAAAAAATTTGGTTACACTGTGCCTGCCATTGCCTCCTCTGGAGAGGAAGCGATGCGTCGGTTAGAAGAGTCCCCCGTAGACTTAGTGCTGATGGATATCGTCTTGAAAGGCGATATCGACGGTGTAGAAGCGGCTAAGCGTATTACCGAGCGGTTCAACATTCCGGTGGTGCATCTGACTGCCTATGCCGACGATGACACGCTGGCCCGCGTCAAGGAAACCCAGCCCTTCGGCTACATCATCAAACCCTTCAAGGAGCGGGAGCTGTACACCACCATCGAGATTGCCCTGCACAACCACCAGCAGAGCATCGAGAATCGCAAATTAGAAGAGAAAAAGATTGAGGAGCTGCGGCAAAACCTACACAAGCTTCAGCAGTTCACCGATGTGAAGGGCACCCTGTTCAAAAAGTTCCTGCAGGATCTGAGCGAGCCCTTATCCAATCTCAGCTTTGCCGTTAGTCTCCTTAAAGATGCTGAGGCGGATCCTAAGCGGGAGCATTATCTGCAGGTGCTTGAGGAGGAATTTCGCCGTGAGTTGGAGCTGATCCACCAGACCTCCAACCTAGAAGATCTCCTCAACCTGGAAAATGTTGGCTTACTCAGCCAATTCAGCCTGTTGCGGCCCCAGGAACCCAGTCGAGGTCGGCTGATGGAAGGGGAAAAAATACCTGCGTCTGCACCAACTCCATCGGTTGGAGTTGCTACTATGCCCGCGCAGGCGGCTGCCCCGGCCTTTACCCCTGCTGCTCCAATGGCCATGGATGAGGCAATCACGGTACCCCGGGTGACGTTACGCCCCCTTAACCAAACTCAGCTGGCGGAACGCTTGGGGGTGGTGGTCTCCGCCATCACCTACTGGAAGTTCAAAACCGGATTTCCGGAATGGAGCCGTAGCCGGGATCCGGATGGCATCTCTTGGCGGTATTCTTCCGATTCCAAGCGCTTTTCGCCTGTGCCCTAA